Sequence from the Syntrophorhabdaceae bacterium genome:
CGCGCCGAGATACAGGAGGCGTTGGCCCGGGAAAGGCAGGCACAATACGCCCTCATAGATCTGAAGAAGACGATAGCCGTGGATGTGGAGAACGCGTATCTCGATTATATCACACAAAAAGGTATCCTCAAGTCTTTGGGGGACCAGTACGCCTTTGCCTCGGACAATTATAACGCGGTTTCCAAACAGTTTGATTTCGGCCTTGCACAGAGCATCGATGTCATGGACGCAAACACCGTGCTCGTCACAGCACAGACACAGTTAATACAGGCTTTGTACAATTATCAGCAATCGATTACAAAACTCAAACGGGTCACCGGTACCCTCCTTAAATCAATAGCAGGGGAATACGCGAAACAGAATACGGCCCAGTAACTGGTGAAGAAAACGCACTCATTTCAAGATAGCCAGGGAGACCGCGACACCATGAAAAAAACGGTACGATGTCTACAAGCCGCATGCCTCACGCTCTTAGTCTTAGCCCTTGCGTTTGAAAGCGGCTGCAAGAAGAAGGAGGTCAGGGCTGAGAAGGTTACGAATATTTCAGTCCAGGCTGCGCAAACGAAGAAGCTACGGCCTTTCATTGAGGCGACCGGCACCCTTAATCCTTTTGAAGAAGTTTCCATAGGTGCAGAAATCGATGGCATCATTAAAACGGTGAGAGTGGATGAGGGCGCCGTAGTTTCAAAAGGGACGCTCCTTGCCACCATCGATGACGTGGAATACAGCCAGGGTGTGGTGAGCGCAAAAGCCGCGCTTAAACAGGCAGAGGCGTCTTTTGCCAATGCGAAGATCGAATTTGCCCGGAAAGAGGCCCTCTATAAAGAAGAGCTTGTCACAAAGCAGCAATTTGACGATGTGTCCACGCGTTTGACGCTCGCTGAATCCGATGTTGACCGGGCCAAGGCAGCCCTTTCAATCGCGGACCAGAAGCTTGAAAAAACCAAAATATATGCGCCTCTCGCGTCAAGAGTGAAAGAAAAGACGGTCTCGCGGGGCGATTTCGTAAAAAACGGCACCAGGCTTTTCAGCCTCATCCAGCCGAGTCCGTTGAAACTGCGTTTTTCCGTGTCCGAACTCGATGTGGGAAAGATGAAGGTCGGACAGGATGTGGTTTTAAAAGTTGATTCTTTTCCTGACAGAGAGTTCAGGGGCAAAGTGAGTATAGTCTTTCCCAGTCTCGAAGAAAA
This genomic interval carries:
- a CDS encoding efflux RND transporter periplasmic adaptor subunit, whose translation is MKKTVRCLQAACLTLLVLALAFESGCKKKEVRAEKVTNISVQAAQTKKLRPFIEATGTLNPFEEVSIGAEIDGIIKTVRVDEGAVVSKGTLLATIDDVEYSQGVVSAKAALKQAEASFANAKIEFARKEALYKEELVTKQQFDDVSTRLTLAESDVDRAKAALSIADQKLEKTKIYAPLASRVKEKTVSRGDFVKNGTRLFSLIQPSPLKLRFSVSELDVGKMKVGQDVVLKVDSFPDREFRGKVSIVFPSLEEKTRTLLIEALIPDQAGILKPGLFARVVLYTGEPKDTVVIPVTAILYEADKTRVFVAEGERARERFVILGNKYGEEMEIPEGVNAGEQVVVAGQQNLSDGARVSIQKGKGQSQEGESARGSEHSESARAAGKPVPSKSIDR